In the genome of Amia ocellicauda isolate fAmiCal2 chromosome 3, fAmiCal2.hap1, whole genome shotgun sequence, one region contains:
- the drd3 gene encoding D(3) dopamine receptor, which yields MAVLNVVGWSWNGSDPFLGPVANRTVEPDSYHNYYAMLYSLLIFAIVFGNVLVCLAVLRERSLQTTTNYLVVSLAVADLLVASLVMPWVVYLEVVGGDWAFSRVYCDIFVTLDVMMCTASILNLCAISIDRYTAVVMPVLYNTTHSSQRRVSVMIAAVWILAFAVSCPLLFGFNTTDDPSICSISNPEFVIYSSVVSFYLPFVVTLLVYIRIYVFLRKRRKRITFRQASRKAEPGSFPQSGETCLHTEGAKESLSKEKVDLSPIQINVESGEVPVQTAPTLLTSCLRRKPKTAPFENKLLPPADLHNYCSISQASFARTENEPEEGEEDTRDGPGPRAKRTSEVKELSNGRTHIALCPAPRRRNMQLRERKATQMLAIVLGVFLICWLPFFVTHILNTHCKSCYVPPEVYSATTWLGYVNSALNPVIYTTFNIEFRRAFIKILTC from the exons ATGGCCGTGTTGAACGTAGTAGGCTGGTCTTGGAATGGGTCAGACCCATTCCTCGGCCCGGTAGCCAACCGCACAGTGGAGCCGGACAGCTACCACAACTACTATGCCATGCTGTACTCGCTGCTGATCTTCGCCATCGTGTTCGGGAACGTGTTGGTGTGCCTGGCCGTGCTGCGTGAGAGGAGCCTGCAGACAACCACCAACTACCTGGTGGTCAGCCTGGCTGTGGCCGACCTGCTGGTGGCCTCGCTAGTCATGCCCTGGGTGGTCTACCTAGAG GTCGTTGGCGGAGACTGGGCCTTCAGCCGAGTGTACTGTGACATATTCGTGACACTGGACGTCATGATGTGCACAGCAAGCATCTTAAACCTCTGTGCCATCAGCATCGACAG gTACACTGCAGTTGTGATGCCGGTTTTATACAACACCACTCACAGCTCCCAGAGGAGGGTCTCTGTCATGATTGCTGCTGTCTGGATTCTTGCCTTTGCCGTCTCTTGCCCCCTCCTCTTTGGCTTTAACACCACAG ACGATCCCAGTATCTGTTCCATCTCCAACCCCGAGTTTGTCATCTACTCCTCAGTGGTATCCTTCTACCTGCCCTTTGTGGTGACCCTCCTTGTCTACATCCGGATCTACGTGTTTCTGCGGAAAAGGCGGAAGCGCATCACTTTCAGACAGGCCAGCAGAAAGGCCGAGCCAGGGAGCTTCCCTCAGTCGGGG GAGACGTGTCTGCACACCGAGGGAGCAAAAGAGTCCTTATCCAAAGAAAAAGTGGATCTCTCTCCCATTCAAATCAATGTG GAGAGTGGGGAGGTGCCTGTGCAGACCGCCCCCACACTGCTGACCTCGTGTCTAAGGCGCAAGCCAAAGACAGCTCCATTTGAGAACAAGCTCCTGCCCCCTGCGGACCTGCACAACTACTGCAGCATTAGCCAGGCTTCCTTCGCCAGAACAGAGAATGAGCCAGAGGAGGGCGAGGAGGACACCAGGGATGGCCCAGGGCCGCGGGCCAAGAGAACCTCCGAGGTCAAGGAGCTGTCTAATGGCAGGACACACATCGCTCTGTGCCCAGCGCCTCGCCGCCGCAACATGCAGCTCCGTGAGCGGAAAGCCACACAGATGCTGGCCATCGTCCTGG GTGTCTTCCTCATCTGCTGGCTGCCCTTCTTTGTGACCCACATCCTAAACACTCACTGCAAGTCCTGCTATGTGCCTCCGGAGGTGTACAGTGCCACCACATGGCTGGGGTATGTAAACAGTGCTCTGAACCCTGTAATATACACCACCTTCAACATCGAGTTCAGAAGAGCCTTCATCAAGATCCTAACCTGCTAA